CATTGACTGCATCCAATAAAAAAGCCCCTTCTGGGGCTTTTTTATTGGCATGATCCGTTGTGCGTATTTACAGGATTCCCGCTTCTTTGTGCGGGAATGACTTGCTAGCGATGCGAGCGGCGCGAGTAAATCGACACCCATCGTTTAAAGCCGCCCTGCACATTTGAAATAAATTTGAAATAAAACAGTCGATCAATCAGTGGCTTTATTGCAATTGAACATCCAATGGATGCCAAATTGATCCGTTAACATGCCAAATCGTGCGCCCCAAAAAGTGTCACCAAGCGGCATGGTGATTTTGCCACCTGTGCTGAGGTGTTCAAATAGCTTGGTTTGTTCCGCTTCGTCGGTGAAGTTGAGGCTCATGTGGATGTTGTCGCCCATGACTGAGGGTTGTTGCGACATGCCATCGCAAGCCATAAAATTGACCTTGCCTGATTTGAAATAACAATGCATGACGTGGTTTTTATGGGCTTCGTCACACGGCACGGGGGCGTCACCTTTTCGCATGATGTCGGCTGTGCCGCCAAATGCGGCTTGATAAAACTCAATGGCGGCGGCGCATTGCCCGTCGTTGAAACTCAAGTATGGCTCTAATATAATGCCCATGATGGACTCCTATAAAGTTGAACAAACCGCGCCTACATCATCCTATAGGATTAGATGAAAAGTCAAGCCAAGGTGAGGCAGCAATATGGGTGTATGATCAAAACCTTTATGGCGGACATTTCACAGATTCTGTTGTTCAAACATAACATGACAAGCTGCCCGTGCTATTTCACAACAATTTCTTTACGATAAAAAGTGCACTTCGCTTGACCAGAAGCAAAAGCTTTCGCCATGCACCCCACACTCATGCGAAAATACGTTTTATTTCTTTTTAATGAGATCCGCATGACCACCCCGACGTTAATCGAACTCCAATCTTATTTCAGTGATTTACAAAACCGCATTGTGGCAGGGCTTGAAACGCTGGACACGGTGCCTTTCACGCGTGACATTTGGCAGAAAGAGCCTGAGTCTCCATTACAGGGGCGCGGCAATACGGCGATCCTCGAAAATGGTTCGTTTTTTGAACGCGGCGGTGTGGCCTTTTCGCAAGTGTCGGGCAAGGCGTTGCCGCCTTCTGCCACGGCGCATCGCCCTGAGCTGGCTGGACGTGGTTTTTCGGCAATGGGGGTGTCGTTGGTATTGCATCCGCGCAACCCTTTTGTGCCGACGGTGCACATGAATGTCCGTTGTTTTGTGGCGTTGGCGCGTGATGCGTCTGAGCAGGATGTGATGTGGTTTGGCGGCGGTATAGACTTGACACCGTATTATGGCTTTGAGGCGGATTGTGTGCATTTTCACCAGACCTGCTTTGATGCGTTGCAGCCTTTTTCAAGCGATGCGGATGGGCTGGATGCACTGTACCCACGTTTCAAAAAGTGGTGTGATGAGTATTTTTACTTGAAACATCGCAATGAGGCACGCGGCATTGGTGGTATTTTCTTTGATGATTTCGCTGCGCCCGATGTCGCGACGGCTTTCGCCACGACCCGTGCGGTGGGCGATGCGTTCTTAAGCGCGTATGTGCCAATTGCACAATGTCATGCGAATGATGCATACGATGAGTCGCATAAAAATTGGCAAAATTACCGCCGTGGCCGTTATGTGGAATTCAATTTGGTGTTTGACCGTGGCACGCATTTTGGCTTGCAAAGCGGTGGTCGCACAGAGTCGATTTTGATGTCAATGCCGCCGGTGGCGAATTGGGCGTATCAATACACGCCTGCGGCGGGTTCGGCTGAAGCGGCGTTGTTGACTGATTTTTTGCCCGTGCGTGATTGGTTGGCATGATGGATTTGAACCCGCCCATTGGCTGCTTCGGCGGCACTTTTAATCCGCCACACCGCGCCCATTTTGCCTTGGCGCATGCGGCCTGTGAGCGGCTGCATTTGGCTGAGTTGCTGATGATCCCTGCTGGACAACCTTGGCAAAAGCCCCACGTTTTACCTGCTGTGCACCGCTTGGCGATGCTGCGTGCGGCCATGGCGGACGAAGTGCAAACGAAGCGGTGTGGGCGTGATGAGCCGTATCCGTTGTCGATAGAGACATTGGAAATTGATTTACCTCAAGCGAGCTACACCATCGATACCTTGAGCACATTGCGCGCTCGATTCCCTGATTCACCTTTGGTTTGGGTGATGGGCTCAGACCAGTTGCGCAATTTAACCACGTGGCGAGAATGGATACACTTGCTCGATTTGGCACACATCGCCGTGGTACAGCGGGCGGGAGCTGAAGTGACTGCGGCTGATTTGCCCGCCCCCCTCAATGGGGTTTATGCGCAACGGGTGTGCTTGGATGGACGTTGGCGCGAATCGTTACAAGGGCGCTTTATTCCTTTTGAATTTGATCCAATTGCGGTATCATCCAGCGACATTCGTGCGGCAATTTCAGGCGGACAAACAGCGGATTCAATCAGCGCTCTGTCGCCTTCGGTTGCCCATTACATTACCCAACATCAACTTTATGTGACTTCACCATGACCACTCTTTTTTGGATCGCTGCCGCTTACCTATTGGGCTCAATTTCTTTCGCCATTGTGTTGTCAAAAGCATTTGGTATGGCGGATCCCCGCTCGTATGGTTCAAATAATCCTGGGGCGACCAATATGCTCCGCTCAGGGCGAAAAACCGTTGCTTTGCTGACGTTGCTGGGTGATGCCTTAAAAGGTTTTTTACCTGTCATGCTCGCCAAGCAGTTCACTGATCTGCCTGTGGCGGCCTTGTGCGCCATTGCTCTGGCGGCATTTTTAGGGCATTTGTATCCGATTTTCTTCGGCTTTAAAGGCGGTAAAGGTGTGGCCACTTTTCTGGGTGCGATTTTGGGCTTATTTCCCGCCGTCGGTGGCATCACGATGTTGGCTTGGTTGGTGGTTGCGCTGTTGACCCGTTACTCATCCGCATCGTCATTGACCGCCAGCGTGGTTACATTGATTGTACTCACCTATAATTGGGGAGCAGGCATGTGGATGGTATGGATGCTGATCATGGTGGGTTTGTTGTTTTGGCGCCACCGTGGCAACATCAGCCAATTGGCTGACGGCACGGAAAGCAAACTTTTTTCCAAAAAAACACCGTAAACAACTTGCTTTTTAGGCAAAAAAACTAAAAATAAATCGCATTCAAATGCGGCAATGCATCATTTAAAAACATTGGGCTTCCTTTTAAAGCGAAGCCCAAGTTGGTGCAGCGTTTCAATGCTCGACTTCATCAAAGGCGACTGCATTACCCCCAAAAGTCCAGCTTATCTGACGTGAAGCACTATACACATATTGCAACGCAACATCGAAAACCCCATTTTTCTCCATTATTTTGCTTGCACTCGGTGCATAAGCTTGTTATAGTTGCGCCACATTCAGTTCAGTCTTATAGAAGACAAAGGAACTTGATGTCGGCAATTTTCAAAATGCGGCGCCATCCCCAGATTGGCAAAGAATTTTCGGAAGGAGCATGGTAGGAGACAAACGCGCGACTTAGATTGCGCATATAAAAACGAGCAAAAAAACAAAAGCTCAATAATGTAGAACAAGAAAGCGCGACCAATTCCTCATGGTCGCGCTTCTCTTTAACTAAAAAAGCCGCTGAAGCGGCTTTTTTTGATGCGGTGTACACCATTACAATGGTGCTTACACTTGTGCAACGGCCTCAACTTCAAAGATTCCGCCTTTAGGCAAACTGGCCACACCAACGGTTGAACGCGCGGGGAATGGCTCGGGAACGTATTGCGCCATGATGGCATTGACTGCTGCAAAATCAGCCAAATCGGTCAAAAACAAAGTGAACTTGACGACATTGGCCAATGAGCCGCCAGCCTCAGTCAAAATGGCTTCTAAATTTTTGAACGCTTGGTGAGCTTGCGCTTCAATACCGCTGGCCAGTTCACCCGTCACAGGGTCAAGCCCCAGTTGACCTGACGTGAACACCATATTGCCTACTTTAACCGCTTGTGAATAAGGACCAATCGCTGCGGGTGCATTGCTGGTGTGAATGATTTGTTTTGTCATGTGAATTCTCCAAAAAGTTAGACATTGATATTATAGTTTAAAACCACTTCGTCACCATGCTGACCACGAAAACCCCAGTTTTCAGGGGGGCTTTCAATGATGCAAATCTCCAGATCATGTTGGCGGATGCCCAATTGGGCTTCGACTCGGTCAAACAGCAAGCGAATCAATCCTTTGCGTGCCTCTTTTGTGCGCCCTGTCATCATGGTGATTTCAATGATGGTGTACGCTTCGCTGCGGCCGCTTGGGTAAAGAAAATCGTCTTTATCCAAATGAATGAATCGATGCGCCCGTTTATCTGCGGGAAATTGCAATGCATCGACGACACATGAGTGAATGACATCAGACAATTGCACACGCAACGGCATGAGGTGCGTTTTCAAGCCAAATACTTTAATTTGAGACATTCAACTCACTCCACAAAATACCTACTACACTCGGTGACTTCAGATGCATAAAGCGTGGTTCCGACCCTACGGTCATGTCATGCATTTATTGCTCGGCAAAGTTGTTGCGCTTCAATTCACGACGCGCTTTAACCGCCTCCGACAAACCATGTAAAACATCAATTGAAGCATCCCAATCAATGCAACCGTCCGTCACGCTTTGGCCATAGGTCAGTGTTGCGCCCGCCACGAGGTCTTGTCGTCCACCGACAATATTGGATTCAATCATCACACCAAAAATACATTCGTCACCCGAGGCGATTTGCGCTGCGATGTTAGCGCACACGGGGATTTGATTTTCTGGTTTTTTCTCACTGTTGCCATGCGATGCATCGACCATGACTTTTTTCGCCAAACCTGCTTTACTGATTTGTGCGCAGGCTTCAGCCACACTTTCAGCATCGTAATTCGGTTTTTTGCCACCGCGCAAAATGACGTGGCCGTCTTCATTGCCCTCAGTTGAAACAATCGCCGCCAGACCACTTTTGGTCACCGACAAAAAGTGGTGCGGACGTTGCGCCGCCAAAGTGGCATCGACTGCGATTTTGACATTGCCATCGGTGCCATTTTTAAAACCAACAGGGCATGACAAGCCCGATGCCAATTCACGGTGCACCTGTGACTCGGTTGTGCGTGCGCCAATCGCGCCCCAGCTGACGAGGTCCGCAATGTATTGCGGTGTGATCATGTCCAAAAATTCAACGGCAACAGGCATGCCCATTGTGTTGATTTTTAGCAACAGTTCACGCGCCATGCGCAGACCTGTGTTGATGTCAAATGTTTCATCCAGATGCGGGTCATTAATTAAACCCTTCCAGCCCACTGTCGTACGTGGTTTCTCAAAATACACCCGCATGACGATTTCCAATGTGTCCTTGAATGCTTCACGTTGCGCCAATAAGCGTTGGCAGTAATCCAAAGCGGCTTCAGGGTCATGGATGGAGCATGGCCCAATCACCACCACAAGCCGATCATCTGCGCCATGCAATACGCGATGAATGGCTGCTCGTGACTGAAAGGGGACATTGGCCACGGCTTCGCTCAGAGGAAACTCATCCATCATCGTTACAGGCGGTGAAAGTTCTTTTAATTCTTTAATGCGGGTGTCATCGGTACGAATCATGATTTTTCTTTTCAAAATAGGGGAAAAGTGCAGGTACACCACAGGCGCACAACATGCTGCTTTTCGAGTTTTAAATGGACCAGCCAATACAAAAAATTAAACATACAAACAAAAAAACCGCTAATTCACATTAGCGGTTTGACAAATTTCGGTCGCGCAAGGCTCACCGAACAGACAGACCGCCAGTTCGAGTAAAGTGCCAGAAATAAAAAGATTGTGAAGCGCGCATGACCTAGATTCTTTTCGAGAACAATAAAAAACACATCAATATTTTACACACGCACATCGCGCAATCAAAACATGCACCAGATGCTTCGTGTAAACTTATGACTTTATAACGTGTTTCAAAATATTTTGCAACTCTTTTATAAGAGTCCTCTTGTTTAAACCCAAACCTTTTGATTTTATGTGGCGTTCTCATAAAATCTTTAGGCTGATTTGTGAATGCCCCATGTTTTTTAACCCCACCCTTGCCGAAGTCCGCCAGTTTTTTTATCATGCATGGCACAAATCACTGAAAAATGAGGCACTTGCCCCCATCGAAAGCATCGCCACGCATTGGATGCGGCAGCATCCAGAATACCACGCGGTGCTCAATGGTCCGATTGAAGCCTTGGAAGCAGCGCAATTTCCACCCGAGGCAGGCGAAAGCAATCCCTTTCTTCACCTGTCCATGCACTTGTCAATCAGCGAACAATTGTCCATCAATCAACCCATTGGCATTCGTGCGGCTTATGATAAACTGGCGCAAAAGCTGGATGATGAGCATGCAGCGCAACACGTCGTGATGGAGTGCTTAGGTCAAGTGCTGTGGCAGGCTCAGCGCGACAAGCGCGAACCCGACAGTGCGGCGTACATTGATTTGATTTTGCGCGCCAGCAGCTAAAACACAAGCAAGTCAACTTGCCTCCTGATTAAAACGCAGCGTTTTGTTAGAAGGTCTTGTTGAAAAATTTGAATGCACTCAAGTGCCCCCTTAATCATTTTTAAAGGAAAAACCATGTTACTCAAAACCAGCACCGTTTTTAAAGAAAACCTTGAACAGTTTCCGAGCATTGATGGCGTGGAAAAAATTGATTTTTACCAAGATGACCAGCTGCAAGGCACGGTCAGTAATACCGAAGGGCAAAAAGGCTCTTTGGCGCTGTATTTTTACCTGTTCAAAACCATGGGTACTCTTGATTTGGCTGCCGCCCGTCGCGGTTTGGAGCTGTTTGCGGAGCACACCACAGTAGCGCGCGCCACACCAGGCGCTCACCCAAACATTGATCGCTTGATTTTGGTTGAGGCGACACATCAGCCCATGGAGATGAAGGTCACGTACAAAGAAGGCAGTGGCCCAAGTTCGGCATGGGATGATGGGTCTGAAGATAAACAATAAAAAAACCGCTGAGTAATCAGCGGTTTTTTTATTGTTGGTTTTGATTTTGCTTTGATTTTGCTTTGATAAACAAACACTTTGATGAACTCATGCACATGCGCGCGGCACAAACCATCTCACATCAAACAAACACAAATCCAATTGTTATTTCGCGGTGAAAACACACGCCAACACCGCCATGCATTTTTACAGCATGCACCAGCCATGACTCACATCAATTGATTGCCCTGTCAACGCGCCATTGCTGTCATTTGCCAAATAGGTCACAAGGTTGGCAACATCATCGACCGTGGTGAATTTACCGTCCACCGTTTCTTTGAGCATGACATTTTTAATCACTTCTTCTTCAGTGATGTTTAAAGCCGCCGCTTGCTCAGGGATCTGCTTTTGCACCAAAGGTGTGAGCACAAAACCGGGGCACACGGTGTAACTGTGGATGCCGTATTGTGCGCCCTCTTTCGCGATCACGCGCGCGAGACCAAGCACACCATGTTTGGCAAACACGTAAGCGGATTTCAGCTTAGATGCCTCATGCGAATGCACAGAACCCATGTAAATGATTTGACCGCCACGGCCTGAAGCTTTCATGTGCGTGTATGCGGCTTTGGTCGTCAAAAATGCACCGTCGCCATGAATCGACATCATTTTTTTCCAATCTTCGAATGGGTATTCTTCAATCGGGTGAACAATTTGAATGCCTGCATTGGACACCAAAACATCGATGCTGCCAAATGCATCCACCGCTTGCTTAATACCCGCGTTGACTTCGTCTTCAGAGGTGACGTTCATGCTCACCGCGATGGCTTGGCCACCCGCATCGATGATGCTTTGCGCGACAGCTTTTGCCCCGTCCAGATTCAAATCCGCGATGACAACTGCGGCGCCATCCTTCGCCAAAGTTTTTGCACATTGCTCACCAATGCCACTGGCTGCACCCGTAACGAGAGCGACTTTTCCGACTAAACTCATGATAGACCCTTATAAAAAATTAATCACTGATGTAAAAAAACATAAAGCCATGTTAATAAAGCCATTTTACTGTTGTAAGTAATCAAATGCCACTTCACCTAAACCCAAAGTTAAATTGGCGATGATATGTTTCGCACCGACTATTTTACGCACAGGCAAGTCGGCGACGGGCGCCAGGACATGGCTGAACAACTCCAATGCGGCAGGCCCTGTATACGCTTCCAGCACATCCACATTGTTCAAATGGTAGCGCACCAACTCGCAAATGCGCGGTGAACCATCAACATGCGGAATGATTTTGAGCAAATAATTGGGCGTTTGCATCATTTTATCGGCTTCGGGCGAAGTTTCAAGCGCAATGTGTTTAAAACCCATCGTGCCATTCGCCACACGCACCGAACCATAGTTCAAAGTGCCAATCAGTGTGTCTTTGTCTGCATTGAGGGTTGGCGAAGCCAATTTCTTTGGAAATCCCCAAATTTCAC
The window above is part of the Ephemeroptericola cinctiostellae genome. Proteins encoded here:
- a CDS encoding DUF1841 family protein, whose product is MFFNPTLAEVRQFFYHAWHKSLKNEALAPIESIATHWMRQHPEYHAVLNGPIEALEAAQFPPEAGESNPFLHLSMHLSISEQLSINQPIGIRAAYDKLAQKLDDEHAAQHVVMECLGQVLWQAQRDKREPDSAAYIDLILRASS
- a CDS encoding DUF2322 family protein, giving the protein MLLKTSTVFKENLEQFPSIDGVEKIDFYQDDQLQGTVSNTEGQKGSLALYFYLFKTMGTLDLAAARRGLELFAEHTTVARATPGAHPNIDRLILVEATHQPMEMKVTYKEGSGPSSAWDDGSEDKQ
- a CDS encoding VOC family protein, producing MGIILEPYLSFNDGQCAAAIEFYQAAFGGTADIMRKGDAPVPCDEAHKNHVMHCYFKSGKVNFMACDGMSQQPSVMGDNIHMSLNFTDEAEQTKLFEHLSTGGKITMPLGDTFWGARFGMLTDQFGIHWMFNCNKATD
- a CDS encoding tautomerase family protein is translated as MSQIKVFGLKTHLMPLRVQLSDVIHSCVVDALQFPADKRAHRFIHLDKDDFLYPSGRSEAYTIIEITMMTGRTKEARKGLIRLLFDRVEAQLGIRQHDLEICIIESPPENWGFRGQHGDEVVLNYNINV
- the plsY gene encoding glycerol-3-phosphate 1-O-acyltransferase PlsY codes for the protein MTTLFWIAAAYLLGSISFAIVLSKAFGMADPRSYGSNNPGATNMLRSGRKTVALLTLLGDALKGFLPVMLAKQFTDLPVAALCAIALAAFLGHLYPIFFGFKGGKGVATFLGAILGLFPAVGGITMLAWLVVALLTRYSSASSLTASVVTLIVLTYNWGAGMWMVWMLIMVGLLFWRHRGNISQLADGTESKLFSKKTP
- the hemF gene encoding oxygen-dependent coproporphyrinogen oxidase, giving the protein MTTPTLIELQSYFSDLQNRIVAGLETLDTVPFTRDIWQKEPESPLQGRGNTAILENGSFFERGGVAFSQVSGKALPPSATAHRPELAGRGFSAMGVSLVLHPRNPFVPTVHMNVRCFVALARDASEQDVMWFGGGIDLTPYYGFEADCVHFHQTCFDALQPFSSDADGLDALYPRFKKWCDEYFYLKHRNEARGIGGIFFDDFAAPDVATAFATTRAVGDAFLSAYVPIAQCHANDAYDESHKNWQNYRRGRYVEFNLVFDRGTHFGLQSGGRTESILMSMPPVANWAYQYTPAAGSAEAALLTDFLPVRDWLA
- a CDS encoding acetoacetate decarboxylase, with product MNINDIRKNAFAMPMTCPSYPRGPYHFRNREYLIISYHTDVEALRAVVPEPLQIDPANPVVHYEFIRMPDSSGFGNYTESGQVIGVIDMDGKHANYTHSMYLDDDAPIAGGREIWGFPKKLASPTLNADKDTLIGTLNYGSVRVANGTMGFKHIALETSPEADKMMQTPNYLLKIIPHVDGSPRICELVRYHLNNVDVLEAYTGPAALELFSHVLAPVADLPVRKIVGAKHIIANLTLGLGEVAFDYLQQ
- the aroG gene encoding 3-deoxy-7-phosphoheptulonate synthase AroG; the encoded protein is MIRTDDTRIKELKELSPPVTMMDEFPLSEAVANVPFQSRAAIHRVLHGADDRLVVVIGPCSIHDPEAALDYCQRLLAQREAFKDTLEIVMRVYFEKPRTTVGWKGLINDPHLDETFDINTGLRMARELLLKINTMGMPVAVEFLDMITPQYIADLVSWGAIGARTTESQVHRELASGLSCPVGFKNGTDGNVKIAVDATLAAQRPHHFLSVTKSGLAAIVSTEGNEDGHVILRGGKKPNYDAESVAEACAQISKAGLAKKVMVDASHGNSEKKPENQIPVCANIAAQIASGDECIFGVMIESNIVGGRQDLVAGATLTYGQSVTDGCIDWDASIDVLHGLSEAVKARRELKRNNFAEQ
- a CDS encoding 3-hydroxybutyrate dehydrogenase; protein product: MSLVGKVALVTGAASGIGEQCAKTLAKDGAAVVIADLNLDGAKAVAQSIIDAGGQAIAVSMNVTSEDEVNAGIKQAVDAFGSIDVLVSNAGIQIVHPIEEYPFEDWKKMMSIHGDGAFLTTKAAYTHMKASGRGGQIIYMGSVHSHEASKLKSAYVFAKHGVLGLARVIAKEGAQYGIHSYTVCPGFVLTPLVQKQIPEQAAALNITEEEVIKNVMLKETVDGKFTTVDDVANLVTYLANDSNGALTGQSIDVSHGWCML
- a CDS encoding RidA family protein, which produces MTKQIIHTSNAPAAIGPYSQAVKVGNMVFTSGQLGLDPVTGELASGIEAQAHQAFKNLEAILTEAGGSLANVVKFTLFLTDLADFAAVNAIMAQYVPEPFPARSTVGVASLPKGGIFEVEAVAQV
- the nadD gene encoding nicotinate (nicotinamide) nucleotide adenylyltransferase, encoding MMDLNPPIGCFGGTFNPPHRAHFALAHAACERLHLAELLMIPAGQPWQKPHVLPAVHRLAMLRAAMADEVQTKRCGRDEPYPLSIETLEIDLPQASYTIDTLSTLRARFPDSPLVWVMGSDQLRNLTTWREWIHLLDLAHIAVVQRAGAEVTAADLPAPLNGVYAQRVCLDGRWRESLQGRFIPFEFDPIAVSSSDIRAAISGGQTADSISALSPSVAHYITQHQLYVTSP